The Kribbella shirazensis genomic interval CAACCACGTCGGCCTCGGCGACCACATTGTCACCCGCCTCAACAACCGCCGCCTCCCCTACGGCAGCCGCCAGTTCGTGAAGAACGGCGACCACTGGACCGTCATCCACCGCTGGCCCGACGGCTCCCTCACCGTCCAAAACCACACCGGCGACACCGTCACCCTGCCCAGCACCTACGTCCAAGAATCGGTAGAACTCGCCTACGCCACTACCGCGCACCGAGCCCAAGGCGCCACCGTCGACACCGCCCACCTCCTCGTCACCGACCACCTCACCCGAGCCCTCATGTACGTCGGCATGACCCGCGGCCGCCACGCCAACAACGCCTACATCGCCACCCACCACACGAGCACCGACCTCCACGAACCCCGCCCCGAACAGACCATGCAAGACGTCCTCGACGCGGTCCTCAACGATCCCGGCGTCGAGCAATCCGCACACGAGGTCATGCGCCAAGAACTCGACAACGCCACCCGCCTCGACCGCCTCGTCCCCATCCACGAACACCTCTGCCAACTCGACGCCAAGAAGCGCTACCAACCCGCCATCGCCGCCTCCGGCCTCGAACCAGCCGACCAAGCCGCACTCCAAGCCTCCCCCGCATACGGCCCCCTCATCGCCGAACTCCGCCGCGCCGAAAACGCTCGCCTCAACATCACCGACCTACTCCACCACGCCGTCAACCAATCACCACTCACAACCGCCAACGACCTCGCCGCCGTGATCCACCACAGAGTCCGCCGTCTGACTGCACGCTCGCTACACAAGACTGGCCACCGCCCGACGCAGATCGGCGGCCTCATCACTCCAGCCACGAACGTCAGCGACCCGGCATTGATCGCGCCACTGCGCGAACTCGAGTCTCAGATCATTGAACGAGCCAACTGGCTCGCGGACGAGTTGCATGCCAACCCACCCGCCTGGTATAGCGAATTGCGTCGTACGGCGAGCACAACATCAGACCAAGAACTTAGCGAACTCGCCCGTGAAATCGCCGCCTACAGAGAGCGCTACGAGATCACGAGCGACTCAATCCTCGGAGACGCGCTACCGGCCAACGCTGGCGAGCAGCACCGCGAGCGGTCCCGACTCATCAAAGCGATAGCCGGCCTCTCATCACAAGCTCCCGACCAACCGATTGAGGAGGTGCCAACGCGGTCCGTCTCACCACAACCAGACTGACGTCGCCATCGCCGACTCAAGGCGCAGTAGGCACCGCCTACGGACACGTCCGCTCCTGCATGCGGAGAGCCCTCGATGTGGCTGTGAGTTCGTGCTCGTTCAGCGTCCGTCTCGAGCACAGTGACAGAACAGATGGACAGCCGGAGCCGGTGCCTACGGATGGTCTGAGATCGACGCAAGAATCAGTCCACAAATTACAGATGTCGCGCTTGGGCGGGGTTCGCACAGGGCGACCCGGCCCGGCGTCGACCTGGACATCTGATGCTCCTCCGCTCGCGAGGCCACGATGAGCCGCGTCCAGCGAGGCGGACGCTGAGCCGACGCATGGAGGCTCTCATAGTGGACGCCCACCCGCTGGCTATGTAGAGTTTCGATCATGGTGGAGCTGAGGATCACCGTGCCGGTGCTGAAGGTGCTCCAAGTCTTCATCGCGGCCGGACCCGACGAGCACCTATATGGACTGGCGCTCTCAGAGCACACAGGCTTGAAAAGCGGGACGCTGTATCCGGTCCTGGCGCGGCTCGAGAGGGCCAGCTGGATCACGAGCGACTGGGAAGAGGTCGATCCGCGGGAGGCCGGGCGGCCACGGCGTCGCTACTACCATCTGACTGGTCTTGGCCGCCGGGCCGGAACTACAGAACTTGCGAAGTTCGGTAGGCCTTCACTTCCTCCGAACAAGAGCCGAAAAGTTGCGCCAAACGCTGCTCGGCCGGCGTGGGGGCAGGCGTGAGTCTCGTACTTTGGGCACTGGCTGCGCTCGCGGCGGGGGTCATCACGGAAGAGTTCCTTGGTTGGATCACCCCCGCCTGTCGCTTCATCATTCGGCTGGGCGCACGGCAACTGCCTGATGACTCCCGGGACCGCTACGTCGAAGAGTGGTACGCGGAACTGCTTGAGCTACCGCAGGGTGCACTGACCAGATTGGTCTGGACCGTGCGAACACTGATCGGTGTCCGCTCCATCAGGTCGACCCTCCTGGAGCCCTCGCCGGAAAAGAACGAGACCGATCCAGGTATTGCCGATGTCGCTTTACGCCAGGCGATCGCATGGCCATCACCAGCCCGGCAGCCGACTGTCTTGAGGATCGCGCTCGGTGCTGAGCTTCGTCAGCTTCGCATCGCGTCCGGCATCAGCCGCGCGGACGCAGGCTGGGCAATCCGGGCGTCGGAGTCCAAGATCAGTCGACTCGAAAATGGCCGGGTCGGTATCAAACAGCGCGATGTCGTGGATCTGCTCACCCTCTACGGCATAACGGACCAAGTCACAATCGAGTCGTTCGGTCGACTGGTTATGCAGGCCGAGCAGACCGGCTGGTGGCACCAGTCTGCGGATCAGTTGCCAAGCGGACTTCCTGCGTACGTCAGCCTCGAAGCATCAGCATCACTGATCCGTTTGTACTCCACCAGTCACATCCCCGACCTGTTGCAGACACCTGACTATGCTCGGGCGACTCTCCAGCTCGGCCTGGGTACCCGCCCATCTGGCGAGCTCGAGCGGTCGGTCGAGCTGCGCGTGCAGCGGCAGAAGTCGCTCACTCGCCAAGACCAACCCGTACGGTTGTGGGCCATTCTCGACGAAGCGGCGTTGAGAAGGCCGTTCGGCGGTGTGACGGTGATGAGGGCGCAGCTCGAGCATCTCATCATGCTCTCCCAACAGCCGAACGTGACCATACAGGTGCTGCCGTTCAGTTGTGGCGGCTCCATGACGGAAGCGTTCACGCTCCTCCAGTACCCCCACACAGACCTCCCGAATGTCGTCCACCTCGAGCAGCGGACCAGTTCCCTCTACCTGGACGACCCTTCGGACGTCGACTACTACAGGACGCTGATGGACGGACTCGGCGTACAAGCTCCTGCACCAGGCAAGACACGAGACATCCTCTCGACCATACTAACCTTCTTTGACGCGTGAAGGTGCCCAGCTACCTCCTGAAAGGTCGCCCTTGGCATCAGGTCATTCGCCATTCGTTGGCGGATCTGCTTCGCGCTGCCCGCCGTGCACCACGCAGATCCGATCCAAGGTGACGTCCTGTACCGGTTACAGCGGAATCGCCCAACCGAAATGCTGCCACCTCGCTCGCCGCCGACGTCCTAGAAGCGCTGGCCTGCGGAGACTGCCCCCAGGACCAGCAGCCGGCGCGAGTTCGACCCGACGTCAAGCGACCAACGCACGGGCGGTTCTCACCAGAGGTCGAGGTTGGCGAATTCTTGGTCTAGGGCTTGGGCTGCGGAAGGGTTGTGGATTCGGCGGCCCATGTAGACGTCTTGGGTTATGGAGACTTGGGCTTGGCCTAGGTGGTCGGCTATTTGGCGGGCGGATTGGCCTCGGCGGTCTAGGGCGGTGGCGGTGGTCTTGCGGAAGGTGTGGGAGCGGATCCAGGTGAGGGCGTCTGAGGGTGAGGGTTGGGCTGCTTGGTCGACTTGAGCGCTGAGGTCGGGGGATGCGTCGAGGTTTATGCGATAGGTCTTGACGAGGGTGGCTACGAGTTCGCGGTCGAGCTTGATGCGGCCGGTCTCGATCAGCTCGAGTCTGGTCTTCGGCCAGCCGAGCTTCGTGGCGACCTGTTTGCGAGTCAGGCCAGCCTGAAGTCGCGCGGATCGCAGTACTTGGCCGAGGTCTCGGCGGGCGGTGCTGGCTACGGGGGACAGTGCTCGGCGGAGGGCTCGGCGGACGTTGGAGGGGTCTCGGAAGCCTCCAAGGGAGTCGGCGAAGATGGGTTCGTCGAGGTTGACGCCCGCTGCGTGGCGTCGGCGGAGCATGGCGACGGCCCAGTCTGGGAGGGGTAGGACGCGTTCGCCGGCCTTGGACTTCGGGGCCTTGCGGATCAAGCCTTGGCCTGGGACGCGAACCATGGTGTGAGTGATCTCGACTGCGCCGGACTCGAGGTTGACCTGTGACCAGAGGATTGCGAGCGACTCGCCAATTCGGACGCCTGTGCCGAGCATGAAGAGCACCAGGTCCGGGAGGTCGGCGTGTACGGCCGCCTTGTCGGTGGTCAGTTGGTGTCTGAGGGCGGCGATCTCCTCGTTGGTGAGGGCTCGGGGCGGGTTCCTTGGGCGGGCCTCGACCGCCTCTACCTCGCGGACCGGGTTGACGGTGAGAGCGCCGTACCGGACGGCGAGTTGCATCATGCCGGAGATGACCGCGCGGCAGGTCTTCGCAGTGGATCGGCCGGCGTTGCGCTTGATGGTTCCGATGATTCTGTCGATGCGTGGTGTGGTTGCCTCGCCGATCAGGAGTTCACCGAGGGCGGGCCGTACGTGGTTCTTGATGGCTGTGCGGTACGTCGTCAGCGTCGTCGGTGATCGACGGCCGTCTTCGATGCGTTCCTCGAACTTCTCGATCCAGAGGTCGATGAGGTCGTTGATCTTGTCCGTTGGTCTCAGCTCGGCGGAATGCGTGAGCTTTGCGCGGTCTCTCAGCTTCGTGAGTAGGCGGTGCTCGGCTGCGCCCTTGGTCTTGGCGGAGGCGGTGACCTCACGGGTACGTCCGTCGTGGTCACGGAAGTACGTGGACGCGCGCCAGGAGACCACCTTGCCCTGGGCGTCCTTCCTCTCAGCACGGGTTCGGACGTTGCCCCACGTTCCGATCGGAAGGTGCGGTCTGCTCATCTCAGCCCTCCACAGTCCAGCTGCGCGTGGAAGCTCAACGGCTGGGCGGGCCGGAGATCGGGCGAAACGAGAGCAGTGCGAAAGGATGCGAGACGTCGCTCAACAACGCGTCGCCAGCTGCCTGTGGTGACTCTGCGTATTGGCAGAGTAAAAGCAGACCTGCCAACTCTGTCCGAGACGCTGATGTGCGCCTGACCTGCGGAAAGTGGTAGGCCCCGTGGGACTCGAACCCACAACCCGCGGATTAAAAGTCCGCTGCTCTGCCAATTGAGCTAGAGGCCCTCATGAGGTGAGGGGAACAGTGTGTCAGGTTTGGTGCGGGATTGCTGGGTGGGGGTCATCGGAGGGTTGTGGGGAGGCCGAACGCTAGGACGTGCCGGGCGCCGACGAACGCGTTGCTCTCGACGATCAGGCCGTTCTCGATGCGGAGTACGTCGACGACCGTGGCCTCGTACAGGGTGGATCCGGGGTGGCGGAGGTAGCAGGCCAGTGCGGGGCGTCCGTTGGCTGCGACGGGGACGGTGCGCCAGTCCAGCGGGCGGCCCAGGAACTCGGCGGCGGCGTCGATGCCGATGACCGGTGGGTCGGGCGGCATTGTGATGCGTACGTCGTCGGCGAGCAGCGCGCGGAAGTCCGCGGGCTCGATCGCCGCCGCGTACCGACGGAGGACGTCTTCGTCGGCGGCGGTCAGTTCCGGCCTGGTCCAGCGGTAGCGGTCCTCGGGCGCCCGGTTGCGCAGCGTCTGACGACCGCGTTGCAGGAGGCTGTTGACGGCGGTGCGGGCCAGGCCGAGGCTCTCGCCGATCTCCGTGGGGGTCCAGCCCGAGACCTCGCTCAGCACGAAGACGGCACGCTGCCGCGGCGGCAGATGCATCAGCGCCGCGATCAACGCGAGCTCGACCGTCTCGCGGGCCAGCGCGCCCGATGCGGGGTCGACGCCGGGCTGCTGCGGATACGGGCCCAGCTCGGTGCTCCATTCCAGCGGGTCGCCCGACGGCACCGATCGGCGTACGGCGGACTTGCGCTGGTCCAGGTAGATGTTGGTGGCGATTCGATAGAGCCAGGTCTGTACGGCGGAGCGGCCCTCGAAGCGGTCCCGCGACCGCCAGGCACGCAGGAACGTCTCCTGGACCAGATCGTCGGCGTCGGCAACGTTTCCGGTGAGCCGGTAGCAGTGCGCACGCAGCCGTGGACGGTGCTCCTCGAGAGACTCGTCCTTCATCGCCGTACGCCTCCAGCCCTGATCCGGATCAGCGTACAGAAAACCGATGACGGTCCCCGTGGTCCCTCGTCCAACCCTTGTGACAGTTCCGACGAGTGCGAGGAGAACCGCGATGTCAGCAGTGCCGGAGGTCGTTGACCGTACGACGTGGTTGCACGAGCGCAACGCCCTACTGGTCCGGGAGAAGGCCCACACCCGCCAAGGCGACGCGATCGCCGCGGCCAGGCGGAGGCTGCCGATGATCGAGGTCGACGCCTCGGCCCGTCTCGTCGGCGAGCACGGTCCGGTGTCATTCCTGGACGTCTTCGAGGGCCGCGACCAGCTGATCGTCTACAAGCACATGTGGTGGCCGGGCGCCGGCATCGAAGGGCAGTGCGAGGGCTGCACGGCCTCCCTGTACGACGTCCACGACACCAGCTATCTGCGCCACCGTGGCGTGTCGTTCGCCGTGTTCACCGATGCGCCGTGGGACGAGATCGCGCCGTACAAGGAGTTCATGGGCTATCCGTACGCCTGGTACTCGACGACCGGTGTCCAGGACGAAGCAGTCCGGGGCAGTCTGGTCGACGAACCGGGCAACTACTCCTGCTACCTACGCGTCGACGGCGGCGCATACCTGACGAACGAAGCTGTCGGCCGCGGAGTGGAGACCGCCATGGTGCAGGCGCACCTCCTCGATCTGACCGTCTACGGCCGCCAAGAGCACTGGGAGGACTCGCCAGCAGGATGGCCGCAGCAGCCGACCGGCAGCTGGTGGGAGCGCGACGGGCGACCAGTGCCGCAGTGGAGCCGGCCAGGCGCTGCTCCTGCCGATCCCCACCGCGGACAGGCAGCTCGCCACTGCTGCGGCTGACAGGGGTCAGCCCCGTGGACTGGCGGTGACTTGGAGGTCCAGGAGCACCGTCGGGCTGACGAGGAGGGTGGTTGCGGCGTTCCAGTTCACCTGCCAGCGGGAGCGGTCGATCGGCAGCGTGGCAGTGAACGTGACGTCGTCGTCCACGTGAGTCAGCTCGAACGGGACCGTGACCGGATGCGTGACGCCCCGGATCGTCAGATCGCCCGTCACGGCGAACGTCGTCGTACCTGTCCGCTCCACGGCTGTCGCCACGAACGTGATGACCGGATGCGCCGGCGCGTCGAGGAAGCTCTTGCGTAGCTGAGCGTCGCGCCTGCGGTCCCCGGTCTCGATGCTGTTCGCCTGGATCGTGAGCCACGCGGTCGACCTGGCCGGATCGTCGCTGTCCAGCCGTACGGCGCCCTCGAACACGTCGAACCGCCCGCGCACCCTGGTCGCCATCCGGTGCCGCGCGACGAACCCGATCCGCGTCCGCGCGGCATCGAGCACGTAGTCGCCGTTCACCTCGGTGAGTGTGGTCATACCGGGTACGACGACACAGCCCGGTGAACTGTCAGCCGATCACACCGGAGGTGATCCGCCGTGGCGTGATGTCGAACATGGAATCCTCCGGTGGCTCGGCCAGGTACGCCTCGTGGAACTCCGGTGGCAGGTACTTCTCCACCATCGCGTGCAGCAGCTCCGTGCTGAGCGGCCGCAGTACCGCGACGCCTTGCATGTTGAGGTACTTCGCGGTCGGCCCGTCGGTCGTCTGGATCGAGAGCGACAACTCACCTGTGCCGGACCCGTGCAGTCTGGCCTTCTTGGACCGGCGAGGCGTCATCACCTGGAACCTGTTGCCGTCGGGCAGGTGGTGGAACCAGACCGGCGTCACATGTGGCGACCAACCAGGCTCGTCGATCGCCAGCACAGCCACCAGTGGCCGGGCCAGAAACTCAGCCGCTTCGTCGTCGTCCATCGTGCGAAACTCCATGTGTCCTCCAATCACCAACGACCCTCTCACCGGCCACCGACAGAACAGGACCGCAGTGCTCACCTACCGGCTGACGTCGCGCGATCTCGCGGACGTGCGGTTCGCGGTGTCGCCGGTCGCGGAGATGGTGCTGTCGTTCCGCGCGCTCCGGGACCCGGGCCGCTTCCCGCTGCAGCTCGGCTGGGTCCGCGCCGTGCAGCCGTACGTCGCCGACCTCGACTGGGACGTACTGCGGTGGCTCGTCAACGACACCATGGGCAGCCCGGACTTCCTCACGCCCCGGCCGACGTCACCGCTCACCCAGCTCGCCGACGAACTCGAACTGATCGCAAGCGTCAGCAAGGACACGTTCGCGCGCCAGCTGATCGCAGTGAACGGCGAACTGCCCGAAGGGCTGACCATCGACAAGGTGGTTGCCGCGCTGACGGAGTACTGGCAGGCCGTCATGGCGCCGTACTGGAGCCGCATGCGGACGCTCCTGTCCGCGGACATCAGCTACCGGGGCCACATCCTCACCCAGCAAGGGACCGGCGCGATGCTGAACGGTCTCGGCCCGGCGATCAGCTACGCGGACGGGCTGCTCCGGGTCGACCGCGTCGCCGACCCGAGCCGGACCGAGGACATCGACGGACGGGGACTCGTCCTGCAGCCGACCCTGTTCGGACCGCATGCCGTGATCCCGTTCGACCCTGGCGCGGACCCGCTGCTCGGCTACCCGCCCCGCGGACAGGCACACCTGTGGTCCGTCGTCGAGCCACCCTCCCAGCAGGACCTGGCCCAGCTGATCGGTACGCCGCGGGCGCGCATCCTCGAGCTCCTGACCTATCCCCGCACCACCACCGACCTGGCCGGCGAGCTGAAGGTGACACCGTCAGCCGTCAGCCAGCACCTCCAGCTCCTCCGCCGGACCGGCCTGGTCGAGCCGCAACGCACCGGCAAACAGGTCCTCTACAGACCGACAGAGCTCGCCGCCCTCCTCACCGGCACCGACGTCGATTGATCTGTCAGCTATAGTCGAGACGTCCGCGGGAGCTCGCAGGAGTGGGCTGAGAGGGTGACTACGCCGTCACCGACCGCTGAACCTGAATCGGGTAATTCCGGCGTAGGGAGGAAGCGCGATGGAATCCGTCTGGGTGAACGGTACGGCGATCGACGTGCCGTCCGGGAAGTCCGTGGCCGAGCTGATCTCGGAGTACTCCGACCGCAGCACCGGGATCGCGGTGGCAGTGAACCAGAACGTGCTGACCAAGGCCGAATGGGCGCAGACAACGCTGCGGCCCGGCGACCGGGTCGAGATCGTCAGCGCGACCCAGGGAGGCTGAGATGGACGATCCACTGGAGCTCGGCGGGCGGACCTACACCTCGCGGCTGATCATGGGGACCGGCGGTTCGGCCAACCTCGAGGTGATGGAGGAGGCGTTGATTGCCTCCGGCACCCAACTCACCACGGTCGCGATGCGCCGCCTCGGCACCGGTCACGAGGGCTCGGTGCTCGACGTACTGAAGAAGCACTCCATCGACGTGCTGCCGAACACGGCCGGTTGCCACACCGCGGCCGAGGCCGTGCTGACCGCCAAGCTCGCCCGCGAGGCGCTGGAGACCGACCTCATCAAGGTCGAGGTCGTTGCCGACGACCACCTACTGCTGCCCGACCCGGTCGAGCTGCTGGACGCCGTGGACGCCTTGGTGGCCGACGGTTTCACCGTGCTGCCGTACACGAACGACGACCCGATCCTGGCCCGCCGCCTCGAGCAGGCCGGCTGCGCCGCCGTGATGCCGTTGGCCGCACCCATCGGTTCGGCGCTCGGTATCCGCAACCCGCACAACATCGCACTGATCGCGGAGGCGGCGAAAGTCCCGGTGATCGTGGACGCCGGCATCGGTACGGCGAGTGACGCCGCGCTGGCCATGGAGCTCGGGTGTGACGCGGTCATGCTCGCGACCCCCGTGACCCGTGCGGAGAAGCCTGCCCTGATGGCCGCGGCGATGCGCGACGCCGTGTCCGCGGGCCGCAACGCCCGCCTCGCCGGTCGTGTCCCGCGGCGCTGGCAGTCGGCCCTCGCGTCGTCGCCTACAACCGGCCTACCAGCCTTTTAGCCTCCTCCGCGTCAATCGCCCGATCCAGCAGTACTGCGGTCAACGACAACGTCAGCTCCTCGTTCGGTTGCAGCGCCAACGGCTCGTCCCACGCCAGCGCGGGGCACGCCCCGACGTACGCCTCGGAACGCACGAACCACGGCCGCACCTCCTCCGGCTGCACCAGCAGCAGGCTGACGTCTCCTTGCACGAAGGCGAGCCACGGGCTGGTCGACCCGAAGGCGGGGTCCAACCCGTCACCGTCAGCACTCAGTACGGTCGTCTCCCCGGACGGCAGTCGCCAGAAGATCCCGCCGTACCCAGCCCCTGCCCGGCCTGAAGTCGCCGGGCTCTCGATGCGGATCGGTCCGTACCGGGCGGTGAGTTCGCTGCGCCAGTCGAGTCGCCAGCCGCCGAAGGCCAGGTCGCCCACGAGGCGCCGGCGTTCGACCAGCTGCGGTCGGCCTTGTTCGTCGTACCAGGTGATGTTGTCGACCAGTTCGCGATTGTCGGCGGTGACGCCGCGGCTGCGTTGCTGGCCGTGGTTCGTGAGCAGGGTGGGGCCTTGGCCGCGGACGTAGGTGCGGCCGCCCCAGTGCGAGGTGCCGTTGACCTGAGCGAGCGCGAGCGAGAGGCCGTAGTGGTGCCGGTGGTCGACCGGGCTGACCTCGGTCAACGGGTGCCCGCCGAGGGTCCGGACCGGATGCAGGTACGGCCTCGGCGCGTGCACCTGCGGCATCCGCCGCCCGAACTCGTACCGCGCGAGCAAGCCGGCCGAGCTCCCGAGCTCGAAGATGTCACCCTGCCGCTGCCACCCGATCCGATCGGCCGCAGCATCCCCCTGCGATCGCCGCTCCTGCGGAACCGGTCCCGTGCTCGCCCGCACTGCGAGCCGCAACTCCGGGACATCGCCTGCCTGCACGGGAGGCGAGCCGTCCGACGCCGTGACCGACGCGTACAGCCGCTGCCAGGCGAGCTCGCCAAGGTCCTTCTGCGGCACCCGCACGGTCGTCAGCGACGGTACGGCGAAACGCGCCAGCCCGATGTCGTCCATCCCGGTCACCGACAGATCAGCCGGTACGGCGACACCGACCTCGTTCAGCCGCGCCAGCAACCCGAACGCCACCAGGTCGTTGAACGCGACGACCGCCGTGACCTGCGCCTCGAGCACCCGTTCCACCGCGGCGTACCCGTCCTCGATCGACCAGCCGCACTCGAGCCGGACGAGTTCCAGCCCCGGGATCTCCCGCTCGGCGACCTCGAGCGCCTTCAACCGCAAGACGTTGGACGCACTGGCCGCCGGGCCGGACAGGAACGCCAGCCGCCGGTGCCCCAGGCCGACCAGGTGATCGACGACGATCCGTACGGCGCGGCCGTAGTCGACCACGACCGACGACACCTCCGCCGGGCCTTGCCGATTGACCAGGATCACCGGCTGCACCTGCGGAAGGAGCTCCAGCAGCCGCTCCTGGTCCATCCGCGGCGAGACCATGATCAGCGCGTCGCAACGCCGCCGTGCTTCGATCGCGATCGCCGCCTCGGCGGCCGGGTCCTCGTCGGTCTCGGCGACCAGCACCTTGTACCCGGCCGCGGCGGACGCGTTCGTGATACCGCGCAGGATCTGCTGGAACAGCGGGTTGCCGAGGTCCGGGACGACCAGCGCGACCATGTTCGTCCGGCCCAGGGACAGACTGCGGGCCAGGTCGCTCGGCCGGTAGTTGAGCCGCTCGGCCGCGGCGCGCACCCGGGCGACGATCTCGGGTGCGACACTGAGCCGGCCGTTCATCACCCGGGACACGGTCGCCCGCGACACCTCCGCCGCGCGCGCGACGTCGGCGATCGTGATCGTGTCCTTCGGTGTCCGTCCCACCCTTGCATCCTCTCCCGCCGGAAAGCGGTTTCTCAACCCCTGTGACCATCCACCTGTGATCGGATGGGGGCATCAGCCAGAGGGAGGAACAGGTGGGCGAACTGGAGTATCCGCAGGTCGCGGGCGTGGCGCCGGGAAACGGTTACAGCCACGTGGTGACCGGAACCGGCCAGTGGATCGCGATCTCCGGACAGGTGGCGCTGGACCCGGACGGAACGTTCGTCGGCGTCGGTGATCCGGCCGCGCAGGCGGAGCAGGTGTTCGCGAACCTGCAGCGCTGCCTGGCGACCGTGGGCACGACGTTCGGAAACGTGGTCAAGCTGACGTACTTCGTCACGGACATCGGTTTCCTGCCGGCTGTCCGCACGGTGCGTGACAAGTACATCCCGGGGCCGAAGCCCGCGAGTACGGCGGTCCAGGTGGCCGCCCTCTTCAGCCCGGACGCCCTCCTCGAGATCGAGGCATACGCCGTCGTCTGACGCAAGCTTGCCCACCGAAATGGAGGGTTGCCCCCTCGAATTCTCAGTGGGCAACCCTCCAGCTCAGGGGATAACCCCCGAGTTGGAGAGTTTGCGGACGGCGGGCGCGGGCGGGTCAGCGGAGGAGGTCGACGGCAACCCGGGCGGCCTCGCCGATCGCGGCGTCGACGCGGGGCTGGCGGAAGTCGCCGCGGGCGGCGAGCGTGAAGACCGCGACCGCGAACGCCGCCCCGCCGGGCAGTGTGACCACGCCGACCTCGTGCCGCAACGCGCCGAACGTTCCGGTCTTCCCCGCGACGCGTACCTCGTCGTGCGGGAAGCCGGACGCCAACCGGTGCAGGAACAGCTGCCGATGCATCGTCGCCTTCACGAACTCGGTCTGCTCGGGCGACAGCAAATCCCCCGCCCACAGGCGCCGCAACAGCAACGTCATCTCGCGCGCGGTGCTCGCCGACGCGTTCGCGGCCTCGTACACCCCGGCCGGATCGGTCCGGTCGTTGTCCGCCAGTACGGCGAGTGCCGCGTCCGGATCGTTCGTCCCGGTACGCCGCTGCAGATCGCGCAGATTGCCCGCGGTACCGCGACGTACCCACGTTCGCCGCAGACCGAACGACTCGAGCATCCCGGCCAGCCGCCGGAGGCCGACGATGTCGAGCAGTGCGTCGGCCGAGGCGTTGTCGGAGACGGTCATCATCGACAGCGCGAGGTCCCGCAGCGACACCGTCACCGGGTCCGCGAACACCGACA includes:
- a CDS encoding serine hydrolase, with protein sequence MSARIRAVFEDAGVRGWLHAVALDEPESTVEVDADGMVPLASVYKLPLLTGFCRLVDLGELDPRRRVTLEPSERTAGPTGLSVFADPVTVSLRDLALSMMTVSDNASADALLDIVGLRRLAGMLESFGLRRTWVRRGTAGNLRDLQRRTGTNDPDAALAVLADNDRTDPAGVYEAANASASTAREMTLLLRRLWAGDLLSPEQTEFVKATMHRQLFLHRLASGFPHDEVRVAGKTGTFGALRHEVGVVTLPGGAAFAVAVFTLAARGDFRQPRVDAAIGEAARVAVDLLR
- a CDS encoding DUF6807 family protein, with the protein product MGRTPKDTITIADVARAAEVSRATVSRVMNGRLSVAPEIVARVRAAAERLNYRPSDLARSLSLGRTNMVALVVPDLGNPLFQQILRGITNASAAAGYKVLVAETDEDPAAEAAIAIEARRRCDALIMVSPRMDQERLLELLPQVQPVILVNRQGPAEVSSVVVDYGRAVRIVVDHLVGLGHRRLAFLSGPAASASNVLRLKALEVAEREIPGLELVRLECGWSIEDGYAAVERVLEAQVTAVVAFNDLVAFGLLARLNEVGVAVPADLSVTGMDDIGLARFAVPSLTTVRVPQKDLGELAWQRLYASVTASDGSPPVQAGDVPELRLAVRASTGPVPQERRSQGDAAADRIGWQRQGDIFELGSSAGLLARYEFGRRMPQVHAPRPYLHPVRTLGGHPLTEVSPVDHRHHYGLSLALAQVNGTSHWGGRTYVRGQGPTLLTNHGQQRSRGVTADNRELVDNITWYDEQGRPQLVERRRLVGDLAFGGWRLDWRSELTARYGPIRIESPATSGRAGAGYGGIFWRLPSGETTVLSADGDGLDPAFGSTSPWLAFVQGDVSLLLVQPEEVRPWFVRSEAYVGACPALAWDEPLALQPNEELTLSLTAVLLDRAIDAEEAKRLVGRL
- a CDS encoding Rid family hydrolase, which encodes MGELEYPQVAGVAPGNGYSHVVTGTGQWIAISGQVALDPDGTFVGVGDPAAQAEQVFANLQRCLATVGTTFGNVVKLTYFVTDIGFLPAVRTVRDKYIPGPKPASTAVQVAALFSPDALLEIEAYAVV